From one Bacteroides intestinalis DSM 17393 genomic stretch:
- a CDS encoding AAA family ATPase has protein sequence MEEQANYIQRIEIHRLWDRFNIAWDLRPDVNILSGINGVGKTTILNRSVHYLEELSGEIKNGEIEGVRITFDRPDATYIPYDVIRSYDRPLIMGDFTARMADPNVKSELDWQLYLLQRRYLDYQVNIGNKMIELLSGDEEQRSQAASLSLPKRKFQDLMDQLFSYTRKSIDRRSNEIIFYQDGERLLPYKLSSGEKQMLIILLTVLVRDNAHCVLFMDEPEASLHIEWQQKLISMIRELNPNVQLILTTHSPAVIMEGWLDAVTEVDEISTVIR, from the coding sequence ATGGAAGAACAAGCCAATTATATCCAACGTATCGAGATACACAGGTTGTGGGATCGCTTTAACATAGCCTGGGATTTGCGTCCCGATGTGAATATCCTTTCCGGTATCAATGGAGTAGGGAAGACTACGATCCTTAACCGTTCTGTTCACTATCTGGAAGAGCTTTCGGGTGAGATAAAGAATGGTGAGATAGAAGGAGTACGTATTACGTTCGATCGTCCGGATGCCACGTATATCCCATACGACGTAATCCGCAGCTATGACCGTCCTTTGATAATGGGCGACTTTACCGCCCGCATGGCTGATCCGAACGTCAAATCCGAACTAGACTGGCAACTCTATCTTTTGCAACGCCGTTATCTTGACTATCAGGTTAACATTGGTAACAAGATGATCGAACTTCTTTCAGGCGATGAGGAACAGCGTTCGCAAGCTGCTTCCCTCTCTTTGCCCAAGCGAAAGTTTCAGGACCTGATGGACCAGTTGTTCAGTTATACCCGCAAAAGCATAGATCGCCGCAGCAATGAAATCATCTTCTATCAGGACGGTGAACGTCTGCTGCCCTATAAACTTTCTTCCGGTGAAAAGCAGATGCTGATTATCCTGCTTACCGTGCTGGTGCGTGACAACGCCCATTGTGTCCTCTTTATGGACGAGCCCGAGGCCTCCCTTCACATCGAGTGGCAGCAGAAACTTATCAGCATGATACGTGAACTGAATCCCAATGTGCAACTGATACTTACCACCCATTCTCCCGCCGTCATCATGGAAGGCTGGCTGGATGCAGTGACGGAAGTTGATGAAATATCTACGGTGATAAGATGA
- a CDS encoding alpha-2-macroglobulin family protein, protein MKRIQRICSLILLATFFGGIPMLHAQSFDKLWKQVEQAQKKSLPQTVIKLTDEIFRKGEQEKNTPQMLKAYMCRNTFQNVLTPDSFYVNLKGLEQWAEREQNPVSRAVLNSLVASIYANYADNNRWELRQRTSLDLEDEALPADIREWSGNLFMKQVMKYTGEALKDSAELLKTSSRTYIPFVILGDASEYYHHEMYHLLASRAIDALQKVSWFEMDSLVKKDIMGIYGQMINTYRKMPGMEDATVLTMLDYMEWRNREGNVLLRLRAVKEGGSEAPNQYLHALDRIIKDYAKRDVCAEAYLAKARYYRNIREYEKALQTCDEAINLYPDYKRISALRELKESLLQPQLNFSADKVTYPGDSLKLRVTHCNLDGFTVNVFRTTLSKATTDMPVINPAFYKKYARKVKTEHFSLLRPANYLPADSTYRMLLPDEPGIYVVQVVPDDKKGRTAENYLYLTRFKVLTIPLSTKDYEVVTLDAETGKPVADVQITFYSSYGTRENKVLEQKTTDASGKVILPWNKQFRSLVATKGTDTAMPLQRIYNNSNGTWNHVDRESEAVKLLTDRSLYRPGQTIYIKGIAYTQSGDTAMVLANKAYTVELTDVNDTNIGKKEVRTNEFGSFTTEFVLPTACLNGSYSIRTGKANGWTSVQVEEYKRPTFDIVFDSQKESYQIGDSVQVKGTVSSFSGVPLQGLELNYTVTRSQFSWWRVSGNTTSLVSGSVMIGADGIFSIPVRLQGGKGVTTGYYTYQIEASVTNQAGETQTSVTTLSAGDRSLILSVDIQDRICKDDSIRLTFVARNLNMEPVSVKGDCRLVQTVNGKPEVRFNGQFTSNVEVVLPEWKNLPSGAYELQLTAKDDQGRDVDYKQNIVLFSYDDNRPPVASPVWFYSRNTQFDAGRPAQFSLGTSFKDTYVMLDIFSGKQRLSSTTLQLSDSIVRFDVPYKEEYGDGIEYLFAFVKDGELYFEKVDLQKRRPDKELTMKWEVFRDKLRPGQEEEWRLTIKTPQGVPADAEMLATMYDASLDKIFPNRQSFYVNYSRFVPQIYWSYGYTGSVYYSCYFPMRDWKVPPFVYDTFYSEEGVQEALVVGYGVMKNSTMTGSVQVRGLASPRMKEMVAEDSSVDDADVVFEEEMVSTEETGAAVELGDAPELRKNFAETAFFYPQLRTNEQGEISFSFTMPQSLTRWNFRGYSHTKGMLIGQLDASTVTVKEFMLSPNMPRFVRVGDKTSIAATVTNLTGKALKGTTKFILFDPMTEKVISTQSQPFTVEAGKTVPVTFRFTVTDKYDFLGVRMIADGGTFSDGEQHLLPVLSDKEYITETLAMPIRGEETRTFSLDSLFNNNSRTTTDRRLTVEFTGNPAWYAVQALPVLSQPRTDNATAWAAAYYANSLASYIANSQPRIKAVFDSWRMQGGKKETFLSQLQKNQDVKNILLEESPWLLEATTEAEQQARIATLFDLNNLANNNITTLTRLKELQDADGAWSWYKGMPGSRNMTGYITELLVRLPLLTGQKNSGDALSMQQAAFKYLHQQALEEYKSIRKAERDGAKITTLSHSAMTYLYLIAISGEKVPAANEAAYSYFLSKVGTNLNTAEMGMKAQSAIILLKAGRMAEANEFIASIKEHLVQTNEQGAYFAFNEKPFRWRMQPIPVHVEVMEALRLAGGNDALVEEMKLWLLKQKQTTSWNSPVATADAVYALLCQGTDLLATRGDVRIVLGNKVLETYSPAKTTVPGLGYIKESFAQGSPELRAKSITVEKRDAGIAWGAVYAQYLSPISDVKQQGGELAVEKKLYVERTLATGKKELQPATAATQLAVGDKVVSRLTIRLDRAMDFVQLKDQRGACFEPVNSLSGYRWNSGIGYYVEIEDASTNFFFDSLSKGVYVLEYSYRVDRSGQYEAGLATIQCAYAPEYAAHSASMKVEVE, encoded by the coding sequence ATGAAAAGGATTCAAAGAATTTGTAGTTTAATACTGCTGGCAACCTTTTTTGGGGGGATACCTATGCTGCATGCGCAGTCGTTTGACAAGTTGTGGAAACAAGTGGAGCAGGCACAAAAGAAGAGCTTGCCGCAAACTGTGATAAAACTGACGGATGAGATATTCCGGAAAGGGGAACAGGAAAAGAATACCCCGCAGATGTTAAAAGCCTATATGTGTCGGAATACATTTCAGAATGTACTGACACCTGATAGCTTCTATGTCAACCTGAAAGGATTGGAACAATGGGCGGAGCGTGAACAAAATCCGGTCAGTCGTGCCGTGCTGAATTCGTTGGTGGCAAGTATCTATGCCAATTATGCAGATAATAACCGATGGGAGTTGCGGCAACGCACTTCGCTCGATCTGGAAGATGAAGCCTTGCCGGCAGATATTCGTGAATGGAGCGGCAACCTCTTCATGAAGCAGGTGATGAAGTATACAGGAGAAGCATTGAAGGATTCTGCTGAATTGCTGAAAACATCTTCGCGTACTTATATTCCTTTTGTAATTTTAGGGGATGCAAGTGAGTACTATCATCATGAAATGTATCATTTGTTGGCATCACGTGCCATTGATGCTTTACAGAAAGTTTCATGGTTCGAGATGGACTCATTGGTAAAGAAAGACATCATGGGCATTTATGGCCAGATGATAAACACCTATCGGAAGATGCCCGGCATGGAAGATGCTACCGTACTGACTATGCTGGATTATATGGAATGGCGTAATAGAGAAGGGAATGTTTTGCTTCGTCTGCGAGCTGTAAAAGAAGGCGGAAGTGAAGCTCCGAACCAATACTTACATGCTTTGGATCGCATTATTAAAGATTATGCCAAGCGTGATGTGTGTGCAGAGGCTTATTTAGCCAAAGCACGTTATTATCGCAATATACGTGAATATGAAAAGGCTTTGCAAACTTGTGATGAAGCCATCAACCTTTATCCCGACTATAAACGGATATCTGCATTGCGTGAGCTGAAAGAAAGCCTTTTGCAGCCGCAACTGAACTTTAGTGCAGACAAGGTTACCTATCCCGGTGATTCTCTGAAATTGAGGGTTACTCATTGTAACTTGGATGGATTTACGGTGAATGTCTTCCGTACTACTCTGTCGAAGGCTACAACGGATATGCCGGTGATTAATCCTGCTTTCTATAAGAAGTATGCCCGTAAAGTAAAAACGGAACACTTTTCTTTGTTGCGTCCGGCTAATTACCTTCCGGCAGATAGTACATATCGTATGTTGTTGCCGGACGAACCGGGTATTTATGTAGTACAGGTAGTGCCTGATGATAAGAAAGGACGAACTGCCGAGAACTACCTTTATCTCACTCGTTTCAAAGTATTGACTATACCTCTCTCAACTAAAGATTATGAGGTTGTGACCTTGGATGCTGAAACCGGAAAACCTGTAGCGGATGTTCAGATTACTTTCTATTCAAGTTATGGAACCAGGGAAAACAAGGTATTGGAGCAGAAAACTACGGATGCATCGGGTAAGGTGATACTACCGTGGAATAAGCAGTTCCGTTCGTTGGTTGCCACGAAAGGCACTGATACGGCAATGCCATTGCAGCGTATCTATAATAACTCTAATGGGACCTGGAATCATGTTGACAGAGAATCCGAAGCGGTGAAGCTATTGACAGACCGCTCTTTGTATCGTCCGGGACAAACTATTTATATAAAAGGTATCGCTTATACCCAAAGTGGCGATACGGCTATGGTTCTTGCCAATAAGGCTTATACTGTGGAGCTTACCGATGTGAATGATACTAATATTGGAAAGAAAGAAGTCCGCACCAATGAGTTTGGTTCGTTTACCACTGAGTTTGTGCTTCCTACTGCCTGCCTGAACGGCTCTTATTCTATTAGAACAGGAAAAGCAAACGGTTGGACATCTGTACAAGTGGAAGAATATAAGCGTCCTACATTCGACATCGTTTTCGATTCTCAGAAAGAGTCTTACCAGATAGGAGATAGTGTGCAGGTGAAAGGTACGGTAAGCTCCTTTAGTGGTGTGCCCTTGCAGGGGCTGGAATTGAATTATACTGTTACCCGTAGCCAGTTCTCGTGGTGGAGAGTTTCTGGAAATACTACATCTCTGGTTTCAGGTAGCGTAATGATAGGTGCTGATGGAATATTTTCCATTCCTGTCCGGTTGCAAGGTGGGAAAGGTGTTACTACCGGTTACTATACTTATCAGATAGAAGCCTCTGTAACCAATCAGGCCGGTGAAACACAGACTTCCGTAACTACCTTGTCTGCTGGAGACCGTTCATTGATTTTATCTGTTGATATACAAGACCGTATCTGTAAGGATGACAGTATCCGACTGACTTTTGTAGCCCGGAATCTGAATATGGAGCCGGTATCGGTGAAAGGTGATTGCCGTTTGGTACAAACTGTGAATGGAAAGCCTGAAGTTCGTTTCAACGGGCAGTTTACTTCCAATGTGGAAGTAGTATTGCCGGAATGGAAGAATCTGCCTTCCGGTGCTTATGAACTGCAACTGACAGCAAAGGATGATCAAGGTAGGGATGTTGACTACAAACAAAATATCGTGCTCTTTTCCTATGATGATAATCGTCCTCCTGTGGCATCACCTGTCTGGTTCTATTCGCGTAATACGCAGTTTGATGCCGGACGTCCTGCACAGTTCAGTCTGGGAACTTCCTTTAAAGATACTTATGTGATGTTGGATATATTCAGTGGTAAGCAGCGCCTGAGCAGTACAACGCTGCAATTATCCGATTCCATTGTCCGTTTTGATGTACCTTATAAAGAAGAATATGGAGACGGAATAGAATATCTGTTTGCTTTTGTCAAGGACGGAGAACTTTATTTTGAGAAAGTGGACTTGCAGAAGCGTAGACCGGATAAAGAACTGACTATGAAATGGGAGGTGTTCCGTGACAAGTTACGTCCCGGGCAAGAGGAAGAGTGGCGCCTGACTATCAAGACACCACAGGGTGTACCTGCCGATGCTGAGATGCTCGCCACTATGTACGATGCCTCTTTAGATAAGATATTCCCAAATCGTCAGAGTTTTTATGTGAACTATTCTCGGTTTGTGCCTCAGATTTATTGGTCGTATGGGTATACAGGTTCTGTTTATTACTCTTGTTATTTCCCAATGCGAGACTGGAAAGTACCTCCATTTGTTTATGATACTTTCTATTCGGAAGAAGGTGTACAGGAAGCATTGGTAGTGGGTTATGGTGTTATGAAAAACTCTACCATGACCGGAAGTGTGCAGGTACGGGGATTGGCGAGTCCACGGATGAAAGAGATGGTTGCTGAAGATTCTTCTGTCGATGATGCGGATGTGGTATTTGAAGAAGAAATGGTGTCAACTGAAGAAACCGGTGCTGCCGTAGAGCTTGGTGATGCTCCCGAATTGCGTAAGAACTTTGCAGAAACAGCTTTTTTCTATCCGCAACTTCGCACAAATGAGCAAGGGGAAATTTCCTTCTCCTTCACCATGCCGCAAAGCCTGACACGTTGGAACTTCCGCGGGTATTCTCATACGAAAGGAATGCTGATCGGGCAATTGGATGCTTCAACCGTCACGGTGAAAGAATTTATGCTGTCACCCAACATGCCACGTTTCGTGCGGGTGGGGGATAAAACGAGTATTGCCGCAACCGTAACTAACCTGACAGGAAAAGCCTTGAAAGGAACCACAAAATTCATCCTCTTCGACCCGATGACGGAGAAGGTGATTTCCACACAGAGTCAACCTTTCACTGTGGAAGCGGGAAAGACTGTTCCCGTAACCTTCCGCTTTACCGTGACGGATAAGTACGACTTCTTAGGTGTACGCATGATTGCCGATGGTGGTACATTCAGCGATGGCGAGCAACACCTGTTGCCTGTATTGAGTGATAAGGAATATATCACTGAAACTCTTGCTATGCCGATACGAGGTGAAGAAACCCGCACTTTCTCTCTGGACAGCCTGTTCAATAATAACAGCCGTACGACTACCGACCGTCGTCTGACAGTGGAGTTTACCGGAAATCCGGCCTGGTATGCCGTACAAGCATTGCCGGTATTGAGCCAACCTCGTACAGATAATGCTACTGCCTGGGCTGCCGCATATTATGCCAATTCCCTTGCTTCTTACATTGCCAATAGCCAGCCACGCATTAAAGCTGTATTCGATAGTTGGCGTATGCAAGGTGGTAAGAAAGAAACTTTCCTCAGCCAGCTGCAGAAGAATCAGGATGTGAAGAATATCCTTCTTGAAGAAAGTCCTTGGTTACTGGAGGCCACTACAGAAGCTGAGCAGCAAGCTCGTATTGCTACACTGTTCGATCTCAATAACCTGGCAAATAATAATATAACCACTCTTACCCGATTGAAAGAACTGCAAGATGCCGATGGCGCATGGAGCTGGTATAAAGGGATGCCGGGGAGTCGTAACATGACGGGATATATCACCGAACTTCTCGTTCGTCTGCCTTTACTTACCGGACAAAAGAATTCCGGTGATGCCCTTTCTATGCAGCAGGCAGCTTTTAAATATCTGCATCAACAAGCATTGGAGGAATACAAGAGTATTCGTAAAGCGGAGAGAGACGGAGCTAAAATAACTACCCTCTCACATTCGGCAATGACCTATCTCTATCTGATAGCTATTTCCGGTGAGAAAGTGCCTGCTGCCAATGAGGCTGCTTATAGTTACTTCCTTTCCAAAGTTGGCACGAACCTGAACACGGCTGAAATGGGAATGAAAGCGCAGTCGGCTATTATTCTACTAAAAGCCGGCCGTATGGCTGAAGCTAATGAGTTTATTGCTTCCATTAAGGAACATCTGGTGCAAACCAATGAACAAGGAGCTTATTTTGCTTTCAATGAAAAGCCCTTCCGTTGGAGAATGCAGCCTATTCCTGTTCATGTGGAAGTAATGGAAGCTTTACGTCTGGCAGGTGGCAATGACGCCTTGGTAGAAGAAATGAAGCTTTGGTTACTGAAACAAAAGCAGACTACAAGTTGGAACTCACCGGTTGCAACGGCGGATGCCGTTTATGCATTGCTTTGCCAAGGGACTGATTTGTTGGCTACCCGTGGTGATGTACGCATTGTTCTTGGTAATAAAGTATTGGAAACATATAGTCCTGCTAAGACTACCGTTCCCGGACTGGGATATATTAAAGAAAGCTTTGCACAAGGCAGTCCTGAATTGCGTGCCAAATCTATCACTGTAGAAAAACGGGATGCAGGTATTGCCTGGGGTGCAGTGTATGCTCAATACCTCTCACCGATTTCCGATGTGAAACAGCAGGGTGGTGAATTGGCAGTGGAAAAGAAACTTTATGTAGAACGCACTTTGGCTACCGGAAAGAAGGAACTGCAACCAGCCACTGCTGCTACACAGTTGGCTGTGGGTGATAAAGTGGTTTCCCGTCTGACGATACGCCTTGACCGTGCAATGGATTTCGTTCAGTTGAAAGACCAGCGTGGTGCTTGCTTCGAACCGGTGAATTCACTTTCCGGTTATCGCTGGAACAGTGGAATTGGATATTATGTAGAAATAGAGGATGCTTCTACTAATTTCTTCTTCGACAGTCTGAGCAAAGGTGTGTATGTGCTGGAATACAGCTATCGTGTGGATCGTAGCGGGCAATATGAGGCTGGATTAGCTACTATACAGTGTGCCTATGCACCCGAGTATGCTGCCCATTCGGCATCCATGAAAGTAGAGGTAGAGTAG
- a CDS encoding DMT family transporter: MNKNVQGHIFALTANILWGLMAPIGKSALMEFSALSVTTFRMVGAAACFWLLSAFCKYEHVDHRDMLKIFFASLFALVFNQGVYIFGLSMTSPIDASIVTTTLPIVTMIIAAIYLKEPITNLKVLGIFVGAMGALTLILSSQTAGSGNGSIIGDLLCLVAQISFSIYLTVFKGLSQKYSPITLNKWMFIYASMCYIPFSYQDVAGIQWTEVSTAAYVQIGYVVIGGSFLAYIFIMTAQRLLRPTVVSMYNYMQPIVASIAAIIMGLGVFGWEKGIAVALVFLGVYIVTKSKSKADFEKEGKEV; the protein is encoded by the coding sequence ATGAACAAGAATGTACAAGGGCATATATTCGCCCTGACTGCCAACATTTTATGGGGTCTTATGGCTCCTATCGGCAAATCCGCACTTATGGAGTTCTCAGCTTTATCGGTGACCACATTCCGAATGGTGGGTGCGGCAGCTTGTTTCTGGCTGTTGTCCGCATTTTGTAAGTATGAGCATGTGGACCACCGCGATATGCTGAAGATATTCTTTGCTTCGCTCTTTGCACTGGTATTCAATCAAGGGGTATATATTTTCGGTCTTTCAATGACTTCACCCATCGATGCCTCTATTGTGACAACCACACTTCCCATCGTGACCATGATTATTGCCGCTATCTATCTGAAAGAGCCTATCACGAATCTGAAAGTACTGGGTATCTTCGTGGGAGCTATGGGAGCACTGACACTTATTTTAAGTAGTCAGACTGCAGGCAGTGGCAACGGCAGCATCATCGGAGATTTACTTTGTCTGGTAGCACAAATCAGTTTCTCTATTTATCTGACTGTATTCAAGGGGTTATCGCAGAAATATTCTCCCATCACGCTGAATAAGTGGATGTTTATATATGCATCCATGTGTTATATCCCATTCTCTTATCAGGATGTGGCAGGTATCCAGTGGACAGAGGTATCCACTGCTGCATACGTACAAATAGGTTATGTGGTAATAGGCGGTAGTTTTCTTGCTTATATCTTCATCATGACTGCGCAAAGACTGTTGCGCCCCACAGTGGTGAGTATGTACAACTACATGCAACCCATCGTAGCTTCTATCGCTGCCATTATCATGGGCTTGGGAGTATTCGGCTGGGAAAAGGGAATAGCCGTTGCCTTAGTGTTCCTCGGCGTATATATTGTGACGAAGAGTAAGTCGAAGGCAGACTTTGAGAAGGAGGGGAAAGAAGTGTGA
- the meaB gene encoding methylmalonyl Co-A mutase-associated GTPase MeaB: MEHPENNEAYKGLVVNAGIEQPSSVNPYRRPKPRKRQLSVAEFVEGIVKGDVTILSQAVTLVESVKVEHQAVAQEVIEKCLPYSGNSIRVGISGVPGAGKSTSIDVFGLHVLEKYAGKLAVLAIDPSSERSKGSILGDKTRMEQLSVHPASFIRPSPSAGSLGGVARKTRETIILCEAAGFDKIFVETVGVGQSETAVHSMVDFFLLIQLAGTGDELQGIKRGIMEMADGIVINKADGDNLERAKLAATQFRNALHLFPAPESGWTPQVMTYSGFYNLGVKEIWDMIYDYVAFVKDNGYFDYRRNEQSKYWMYESINERLRDSFYHNPVIEAMLGDKEQQVLQGKLTSFVAAKTLLDTYFSEMRKG; encoded by the coding sequence ATGGAACATCCTGAAAACAATGAAGCCTATAAAGGTCTGGTTGTCAATGCAGGCATTGAACAACCTTCATCTGTTAATCCCTATCGTCGTCCTAAACCCAGAAAGCGTCAGCTCTCCGTGGCGGAGTTTGTAGAAGGCATTGTAAAAGGGGATGTAACCATTCTAAGCCAGGCAGTGACTTTGGTGGAAAGCGTGAAAGTTGAACACCAGGCAGTGGCACAAGAAGTCATTGAGAAATGCCTGCCTTATTCCGGAAATTCTATCCGTGTAGGTATCAGTGGTGTACCGGGAGCGGGTAAAAGTACTTCCATTGATGTTTTCGGTCTGCATGTATTGGAGAAATATGCAGGTAAACTGGCAGTGCTGGCCATCGATCCCAGTAGTGAGCGTAGTAAAGGCAGTATTTTGGGTGATAAGACACGTATGGAGCAACTTTCAGTTCATCCTGCATCCTTTATTCGTCCCAGTCCATCGGCAGGGTCTCTGGGGGGAGTAGCCCGTAAGACGCGTGAGACGATTATTCTTTGTGAGGCTGCCGGTTTCGATAAGATATTTGTAGAGACAGTAGGTGTAGGACAGAGTGAAACAGCTGTACATTCTATGGTCGATTTCTTCCTGCTTATTCAGTTAGCCGGTACGGGCGATGAATTGCAAGGCATCAAACGGGGTATTATGGAAATGGCCGACGGTATTGTTATCAACAAAGCCGATGGTGATAATCTGGAGCGTGCTAAGCTGGCTGCAACTCAGTTCCGTAATGCTCTGCATTTGTTCCCTGCTCCTGAATCAGGATGGACGCCACAGGTAATGACCTATTCCGGCTTCTATAACTTGGGAGTGAAAGAAATCTGGGATATGATTTACGATTACGTTGCTTTTGTGAAGGACAACGGCTACTTTGATTACCGCCGTAATGAACAAAGTAAATACTGGATGTACGAAAGTATTAACGAGCGCCTGCGTGATAGTTTCTATCATAATCCGGTTATAGAAGCTATGCTGGGTGATAAGGAACAGCAAGTATTGCAAGGTAAGCTCACTTCATTTGTTGCTGCAAAAACTTTACTTGATACATACTTTAGTGAGATGAGAAAGGGGTAG
- a CDS encoding DUF1573 domain-containing protein, with protein MKRTLICMYAFAAVALTAAAQPRFSSNKETHNFGQIEWKHPASAQYVITNTGDQPLVLTEVDPSCACSVVQWTQTPIAPGDKGIITVEFDAKALGHFDKSIAIYSNAQPDLAYLHFTGEVVREIKDFTKTYPYLIGQIRIDKNEIDFPDTHRGAKPVIRIGVVNLSDRSYEPVLMHLPSYLDMKVEPSVLQKGERGLITLTLNTEKLTDLGLTQASVYLSRFTGDKVSDENEIPLSAILLPDFSGMTDTDRANAPVIRLSETDIDLSALLAKKNKVKHDIQLTNTGRSPLQISKLQVFNPALGVSLKKSVLQPGETTRLRVTVDKKNIAKKKRHLRILMITNDPMQPKVEINIKAK; from the coding sequence ATGAAACGAACCTTGATATGTATGTATGCGTTTGCTGCCGTAGCACTTACTGCTGCGGCGCAACCGCGTTTTTCATCTAATAAAGAAACCCACAACTTCGGACAGATTGAGTGGAAACATCCTGCCAGTGCACAATACGTTATTACCAATACCGGTGACCAACCTTTAGTGCTTACTGAGGTGGACCCTTCCTGTGCCTGTTCCGTAGTTCAGTGGACACAAACGCCTATTGCTCCCGGTGATAAAGGCATCATTACCGTGGAGTTTGATGCAAAAGCATTAGGGCACTTTGATAAATCAATAGCTATCTACTCTAATGCACAACCCGATTTGGCTTATTTGCACTTCACAGGCGAAGTAGTGCGCGAGATTAAAGACTTTACGAAAACTTATCCTTATCTGATTGGTCAGATACGGATAGATAAGAATGAAATTGATTTCCCTGATACCCATCGTGGCGCAAAGCCCGTTATACGGATTGGAGTAGTGAATCTGTCGGATCGTTCGTATGAACCGGTATTGATGCACCTGCCTTCCTACCTGGACATGAAAGTGGAGCCCAGTGTACTTCAGAAAGGTGAGAGAGGGCTGATTACATTAACCCTCAATACAGAGAAACTGACTGATTTGGGACTGACGCAAGCATCTGTTTACCTGTCCCGTTTCACTGGAGACAAAGTGAGTGATGAAAACGAAATACCGCTTTCAGCTATTCTCTTACCCGACTTTTCCGGTATGACAGATACGGATAGGGCAAATGCCCCGGTAATTCGTCTTTCGGAAACCGATATAGACCTGAGTGCTTTATTGGCAAAGAAGAATAAAGTGAAACATGATATACAGCTTACCAATACCGGACGCTCTCCGTTGCAGATTAGTAAACTGCAGGTATTCAATCCTGCCTTGGGAGTAAGTCTTAAAAAAAGTGTGTTGCAGCCGGGGGAAACCACCCGTTTGCGCGTGACGGTAGATAAGAAGAATATCGCAAAGAAGAAACGTCATTTGCGTATTTTGATGATAACCAATGACCCGATGCAACCTAAGGTTGAGATCAATATTAAGGCAAAGTAA
- a CDS encoding tyrosine-type recombinase/integrase codes for MKQKLLLEMLSTTIQELRANGQWGTAHVYRSARNSFSTFNNNKDIPFYKLDPNLLKSFEIYLRQRKCSWNTVSTYMKVLRAIYNRAVDNGYALYVPRLFKHVHTSVCADQRRALEVSDIGNLLCETEKASSCGSLPIELQTTKNIFALMFLLRGIPFVDLAYLRKADIQGNTLKYRRRKTGRLLTVMLTPDAIKLIRIVAKTKPESPYLFPFLSSPEGTEAAYHEYQSSLRMFNYRLSRLKKYMKTAAHLSSYTIRHTWATMAYYCEIHPGIISEAMGHSSIKVTETYLKPFQNEKIDNANSQVISYVKEYASIV; via the coding sequence ATGAAACAAAAGTTATTATTGGAAATGCTATCCACCACCATTCAGGAGCTTCGTGCTAATGGTCAATGGGGCACCGCTCACGTTTATCGAAGTGCCCGCAATTCTTTTTCTACATTTAATAATAATAAGGATATACCATTTTACAAATTGGATCCTAACTTATTAAAAAGCTTTGAGATATATCTTCGTCAACGCAAATGTAGTTGGAATACGGTTTCTACTTATATGAAAGTATTAAGAGCTATTTATAACCGAGCAGTAGACAATGGATATGCTTTATATGTTCCGCGACTTTTCAAGCATGTGCATACAAGTGTGTGTGCGGATCAAAGAAGGGCTTTAGAGGTTTCTGATATAGGGAATCTGCTTTGTGAGACAGAAAAAGCATCCTCGTGTGGCTCTTTACCTATAGAGTTGCAAACTACGAAGAACATATTCGCACTCATGTTCTTACTACGCGGTATTCCGTTTGTAGATTTGGCATATTTGCGTAAAGCAGATATTCAAGGTAATACTCTAAAATACCGTAGGCGAAAGACTGGACGTTTATTGACTGTAATGTTGACACCTGATGCTATAAAACTTATACGTATAGTAGCTAAAACAAAGCCGGAATCTCCTTATCTTTTTCCCTTTTTATCAAGCCCAGAAGGTACAGAAGCTGCTTATCATGAGTATCAATCATCCTTAAGGATGTTTAATTATCGATTATCCCGATTAAAAAAATATATGAAAACTGCTGCTCATCTAAGTTCCTATACTATTAGGCATACATGGGCAACAATGGCATATTATTGCGAAATACATCCAGGTATTATATCAGAAGCGATGGGGCACTCGTCTATCAAAGTGACGGAAACTTACTTAAAACCGTTCCAAAATGAGAAAATAGATAATGCTAATTCGCAAGTTATCTCTTATGTGAAAGAATACGCAAGTATTGTTTAG